A genomic segment from Variovorax paradoxus B4 encodes:
- a CDS encoding transketolase family protein produces the protein MANQALMANAIRALAMDAVQQANSGHPGAPMGMADMAVALWGEHLRYNPANPHWFDRDRFVLSNGHASMLLYSVLHLTGYDLPLGELKNFRQLHSKTAGHPEVDVTPGVETTTGPLGQGITNAVGFALAEKLLAAEFNRKHHAIVDHHTYAFLGDGCMMEGISHEACALAGAWHLNKLIALYDDNGISIDGQVKPWFIDNTEERFKAYGWNVIGPIDGNDARDVSKAIAKAKKEDSKPTLIICKTQIGKGSPNRANTAKAHGEPLGADEIALTRAALNWPYAAFEVPEEAYADWDHKAEGAKAEAAWNDKFAAYAKAFPELAAEFTRRMRGELPRNFHQVAFDTVVAAHTKGETVASRKASQLALEAFTAALPEMLGGSADLTGSNLTNTKSTAALRFDAKTGAVVMDVPVQQPNQGAEDEAAPESTADNAEPPHGVVGRHINYGVREFGMAAIMNGVALHGGFIPYGGTFLTFSDYSRNAIRMAALMKRRVVHVFTHDSIGLGEDGPTHQSIEHAASLRLIPNLDVWRPGDTAETAVAWAVALQNQSRPTALLLSRQNIAYAPKGELGDISRGAYVLSEPETVGLKSKKTAAVIIATGSEVQLALAAQKLLAEKKIAVRVVSMPSTTTFDRQDVAYKKAVLPKKLPRIAVEMGCTGGWWKYGCAAVVGIDSYGESAPAPQLFKHFGFTAENVAATVEAALRD, from the coding sequence ATGGCAAACCAAGCCCTGATGGCCAACGCGATTCGCGCGCTGGCCATGGATGCCGTCCAACAAGCAAACTCCGGACATCCGGGCGCACCGATGGGCATGGCCGACATGGCCGTCGCACTCTGGGGCGAACACCTGCGCTACAACCCCGCGAACCCGCACTGGTTCGACCGCGACCGCTTCGTGCTGTCGAACGGCCACGCCTCGATGCTGCTGTACTCGGTGCTGCACCTCACCGGCTACGACCTGCCCCTCGGCGAGCTCAAGAACTTCCGCCAGCTGCACAGCAAGACCGCGGGCCACCCCGAGGTCGACGTGACCCCCGGCGTGGAAACCACCACCGGCCCGCTGGGCCAGGGCATCACCAATGCGGTGGGCTTTGCATTGGCCGAGAAGCTGCTCGCGGCCGAGTTCAACCGCAAGCACCACGCCATCGTCGACCACCACACCTACGCCTTCCTGGGCGACGGCTGCATGATGGAAGGCATCAGCCATGAAGCCTGCGCGCTGGCCGGCGCCTGGCACCTGAACAAGCTGATCGCGCTGTACGACGACAACGGCATCAGCATCGACGGCCAGGTCAAGCCCTGGTTCATCGACAACACCGAAGAACGCTTCAAGGCCTACGGCTGGAACGTGATCGGCCCGATCGACGGCAACGACGCCAGGGACGTGTCCAAGGCCATCGCCAAGGCGAAGAAGGAAGACTCGAAGCCCACCCTCATCATCTGCAAGACGCAGATCGGCAAGGGCAGCCCGAACCGCGCCAACACCGCCAAGGCCCACGGCGAGCCGCTGGGCGCCGATGAAATCGCGCTCACCCGCGCTGCGCTGAACTGGCCGTATGCCGCCTTCGAAGTGCCAGAGGAAGCCTACGCCGACTGGGACCACAAGGCCGAAGGCGCCAAGGCCGAAGCCGCCTGGAACGACAAGTTCGCCGCCTACGCGAAGGCCTTCCCCGAACTCGCCGCCGAGTTCACCCGCCGCATGCGGGGCGAGTTGCCCAGGAACTTCCACCAGGTGGCGTTCGACACCGTGGTGGCCGCCCATACCAAGGGCGAAACCGTGGCCAGCCGCAAGGCCAGCCAGCTCGCGCTCGAGGCCTTCACGGCCGCGCTGCCCGAAATGCTCGGCGGCAGCGCCGACCTCACGGGTTCCAACCTCACCAACACCAAGAGCACGGCCGCCCTGCGCTTCGATGCGAAGACCGGCGCGGTGGTCATGGACGTGCCGGTCCAGCAGCCGAACCAGGGTGCCGAAGACGAAGCCGCACCCGAGAGCACCGCCGACAACGCCGAACCGCCCCACGGCGTGGTCGGCCGCCACATCAACTACGGCGTGCGCGAGTTCGGCATGGCGGCCATCATGAACGGCGTCGCGCTGCATGGCGGCTTCATTCCCTACGGCGGCACCTTCCTGACCTTCAGCGACTACAGCCGCAACGCCATCCGCATGGCCGCGCTCATGAAGCGCCGCGTGGTGCACGTGTTCACGCACGACTCCATCGGCCTGGGCGAAGACGGCCCGACGCACCAGTCGATCGAGCATGCCGCCTCGCTGCGCCTGATCCCGAACCTCGACGTCTGGCGTCCGGGCGACACCGCCGAAACCGCCGTGGCCTGGGCCGTGGCGCTGCAGAACCAGTCGCGCCCCACCGCGCTGCTGCTGAGCCGCCAGAACATCGCCTATGCGCCCAAGGGCGAGCTCGGCGACATCAGCCGCGGTGCGTACGTGCTGTCGGAGCCCGAAACCGTCGGCCTCAAGAGCAAGAAGACCGCCGCGGTCATCATCGCCACCGGTTCCGAAGTGCAGCTGGCGCTGGCCGCGCAGAAGCTGCTGGCCGAGAAGAAGATTGCCGTTCGCGTGGTGTCGATGCCCTCGACCACCACCTTCGACCGCCAGGACGTGGCCTACAAGAAGGCCGTGCTGCCGAAGAAGCTGCCGCGCATCGCCGTCGAAATGGGCTGCACCGGCGGCTGGTGGAAATACGGCTGCGCGGCTGTCGTGGGCATCGACAGCTACGGCGAGTCGGCACCGGCACCGCAGC
- the speD gene encoding adenosylmethionine decarboxylase, whose translation MHGLHLTADLHDCQCAMQWLTDKEALGAVCVKAATAAGLQPVGKLVHGFPATPQGPGGVTATVLLAESHLCIHTWPEQRGATLDVYVCNFGGDHSAKAHALMECLVALFQPRHSERNELLRGQVAA comes from the coding sequence ATGCACGGGCTGCACCTCACCGCCGATCTCCACGACTGCCAATGCGCGATGCAATGGCTCACCGACAAGGAGGCGCTCGGCGCCGTATGCGTCAAGGCGGCGACGGCGGCCGGGCTGCAGCCGGTGGGCAAGCTGGTCCATGGTTTTCCGGCCACGCCCCAAGGGCCGGGCGGGGTCACGGCCACCGTGCTGCTGGCCGAATCGCACCTGTGCATCCACACCTGGCCCGAACAGCGCGGCGCCACGCTCGACGTGTATGTGTGCAACTTCGGCGGCGACCATTCGGCCAAGGCGCATGCGCTGATGGAATGCCTGGTCGCGCTTTTCCAGCCCCGCCACAGCGAACGCAACGAATTGCTGCGCGGCCAGGTGGCGGCTTGA
- a CDS encoding nucleotidyltransferase family protein, with protein sequence MILAAGRGERMRPLTDSVPKPLLEVRGKPLMQWPMEALAAGGFTEMVVNTAWLGEKISSHFGPKPLLNGRDTLSISYSDEGRDFGEALETAGGIVRALPRLGEVFWVAAGDVFAPDFAFTQASVDRFAASGRLAHLWLVPNPAHNPKGDFGLSAGGLALNSAAEKYTFSTIGLYRTALFAPPYCDIPAGNPAGAKAPLAPILRAAMDNELVSAELYAGPWTDVGTPERLLQLNTPR encoded by the coding sequence ATGATCCTGGCCGCCGGCCGCGGCGAGCGCATGCGGCCGCTGACCGACAGCGTGCCCAAGCCTCTGCTCGAAGTGCGGGGCAAGCCGCTGATGCAATGGCCAATGGAGGCGCTGGCCGCCGGCGGGTTCACCGAAATGGTGGTCAACACGGCATGGCTCGGCGAGAAGATCTCCAGCCACTTCGGCCCCAAGCCCTTGCTGAATGGGCGCGACACGCTATCAATTTCATACTCCGACGAAGGCCGCGACTTCGGCGAAGCGCTGGAGACGGCCGGCGGCATCGTGCGCGCGCTGCCCCGCCTGGGCGAGGTTTTCTGGGTCGCGGCCGGCGACGTGTTCGCGCCGGATTTCGCCTTCACGCAGGCCTCGGTGGACCGCTTCGCGGCCAGCGGCAGGCTGGCGCACCTGTGGCTGGTGCCGAACCCGGCGCACAACCCGAAGGGCGATTTCGGCCTCTCCGCGGGCGGCCTGGCGCTCAATTCGGCGGCCGAGAAGTACACCTTCTCGACCATCGGCCTCTACAGGACCGCACTTTTCGCGCCGCCTTACTGCGACATTCCGGCCGGCAACCCGGCGGGCGCCAAAGCCCCGCTGGCACCGATCCTGCGCGCCGCGATGGACAATGAACTCGTGAGCGCCGAGCTCTACGCCGGTCCCTGGACCGATGTGGGAACGCCCGAACGGCTTCTTCAACTGAACACGCCAAGATGA
- a CDS encoding aminopeptidase P N-terminal domain-containing protein, which yields MTSEDNRIYAERRARLASQLGKDGIAIVPTAPERQRNRDSDFLFRHDSYFYYLTGFTEPNAWLVLASDGRATLFCAPKDLEREIWDGYRLGPDAAPAALGVNEAFSINELDARLPKLLENKSTVWFPFAIHKGLETRIDGWLQSVRARVRYGALCPEEQRDLCGPLDEMRLVKDAHEQDIMRRAAQISARAHIRAMQLSARMLREGKDVREYHLDAELLHEFRLGGSQYPAYGSIVAAGANACVLHYRADAAPVRKGELVLIDAGCELDSYASDITRTFPADGKFSGPQRALYDLVLASQDAAAAVTKAGNRFTDPHDAAVKVLAQGMLDLGLLDANKVGSIDDVIDSRAYFQFYMHRTGHWLGMDVHDCGSYVEPTQVGEVSERKDPLSNEVIKNRPSRILHPGMVLTLEPGLYVRPGEGVPEQFHNIGIRIEDDAIVTATGCELISRGVPVKADEIEALMRA from the coding sequence ATGACCTCAGAAGACAACCGGATCTACGCCGAGCGCCGTGCGCGCCTCGCCTCGCAACTGGGCAAGGACGGCATCGCCATCGTCCCGACCGCGCCGGAGCGCCAGCGCAACCGCGACAGCGATTTCCTGTTCCGGCACGACAGCTACTTCTATTACCTGACCGGTTTCACCGAGCCCAACGCCTGGCTGGTGCTCGCGAGCGACGGCCGCGCGACGCTGTTCTGCGCGCCCAAGGATCTGGAGCGCGAGATCTGGGACGGCTATCGCCTGGGTCCCGACGCGGCCCCCGCGGCGCTTGGCGTGAACGAGGCCTTCTCGATCAACGAGCTCGACGCCAGGCTGCCGAAGCTGCTCGAGAACAAATCGACCGTGTGGTTTCCGTTCGCGATCCACAAGGGGCTCGAAACCCGCATCGACGGCTGGCTGCAATCGGTGCGTGCGCGCGTGCGCTACGGCGCGCTGTGCCCCGAGGAGCAGCGCGACCTGTGCGGGCCGCTGGACGAAATGCGTTTGGTCAAGGACGCACACGAACAAGACATCATGCGGCGCGCGGCGCAGATCAGCGCCCGGGCACACATCCGCGCGATGCAGCTCTCGGCGCGCATGCTGCGCGAGGGCAAGGACGTGCGCGAGTACCACCTGGACGCCGAGCTGCTGCACGAGTTCCGCCTCGGCGGCTCGCAGTACCCGGCCTACGGCTCCATCGTCGCGGCCGGCGCCAATGCCTGCGTGCTGCACTACCGCGCCGATGCGGCGCCGGTGCGCAAGGGCGAGCTGGTGCTGATCGACGCGGGCTGCGAGCTCGACAGCTATGCGAGCGACATCACGCGCACCTTCCCGGCCGACGGCAAGTTCAGCGGCCCGCAGCGCGCGCTGTACGACCTCGTGCTCGCGAGCCAGGACGCCGCCGCCGCGGTGACCAAGGCCGGCAACCGCTTCACGGACCCGCACGATGCGGCGGTCAAGGTGCTGGCACAGGGCATGCTCGACCTCGGCCTGCTCGACGCCAACAAGGTCGGCAGCATCGACGACGTGATCGACTCGCGTGCCTACTTCCAGTTCTACATGCACCGCACCGGCCACTGGCTCGGCATGGACGTGCACGACTGCGGCAGCTATGTCGAGCCCACGCAGGTGGGCGAAGTGAGCGAGCGCAAGGACCCGCTGTCGAACGAAGTCATCAAGAACCGGCCGAGCCGCATCCTGCATCCCGGCATGGTGCTGACGCTGGAGCCCGGCCTCTACGTGCGGCCCGGCGAGGGCGTGCCCGAGCAGTTCCACAACATCGGCATCCGCATCGAGGACGACGCGATCGTCACGGCCACGGGCTGCGAACTCATTTCGCGCGGCGTGCCGGTGAAGGCGGACGAGATCGAGGCACTGATGCGAGCTTGA
- a CDS encoding LysR family transcriptional regulator, with protein sequence MSPELLPAIAAFARVAHHASFTRAAQELGVSPSALSQTVRTLEGRLGVRLLDRTTRRVGVTELGQQLLKGAQPALAALAQAVEGLDEARDKPAGLLRLNVARVSAELLLNPHFADFAEAYPDITLELVCDNRMIDLVEGGFDAGIRLGESLAQDVVALPVGGPQRMVTLASPRYLAGRRLPETPEDLREHQCLNYRLTTGSLYRWEYAQDGRVLDVEVAGPLISNDGDVLLAAARDGAGIMVAFEGAVRGDLESGRLVPLLAPWWPTFPGFYLYHPSRAQMPRKLRVFIDFLQARHAPPPVSQRAVKLASVPRSRPPSPARRAK encoded by the coding sequence ATGTCGCCCGAACTGCTCCCCGCGATCGCCGCCTTCGCACGCGTTGCGCACCACGCCAGCTTCACGCGGGCCGCGCAAGAGCTGGGCGTATCGCCCTCGGCCCTGTCGCAGACCGTGCGCACGCTCGAGGGGCGGCTCGGCGTGCGCCTGCTCGACCGCACCACGCGGCGCGTCGGCGTGACCGAGCTGGGCCAGCAATTGCTCAAAGGCGCGCAGCCGGCGCTGGCCGCACTCGCTCAGGCGGTCGAAGGCCTCGACGAGGCGCGCGACAAGCCGGCCGGGCTGCTGCGCCTCAACGTGGCGCGCGTGTCGGCCGAATTGCTGCTGAATCCGCACTTCGCGGACTTTGCCGAGGCTTATCCCGACATCACGCTGGAGCTGGTCTGCGACAACCGCATGATCGACCTGGTCGAAGGCGGCTTCGATGCCGGCATCCGGCTCGGCGAAAGCCTGGCGCAGGACGTGGTGGCCCTGCCGGTGGGTGGGCCGCAGCGCATGGTGACCCTCGCGTCGCCGCGCTACCTGGCGGGGCGCAGGCTGCCGGAGACGCCCGAGGACCTGCGCGAGCACCAGTGCCTGAACTACCGCCTGACCACGGGCAGCCTCTATCGCTGGGAGTACGCGCAGGACGGCCGCGTGCTCGATGTCGAAGTGGCCGGTCCGCTGATCAGCAACGACGGCGATGTGCTGCTGGCCGCCGCGCGCGACGGCGCGGGCATCATGGTGGCCTTCGAAGGCGCGGTGCGCGGCGATCTGGAAAGCGGCCGCCTGGTGCCGCTGCTCGCGCCCTGGTGGCCCACGTTTCCGGGCTTCTACCTGTACCACCCGAGCCGCGCGCAGATGCCGCGCAAGCTCAGGGTGTTCATCGACTTCCTGCAGGCGCGGCATGCGCCGCCGCCGGTGTCCCAGCGCGCGGTCAAGCTCGCATCAGTGCCTCGATCTCGTCCGCCTTCACCGGCACGCCGCGCGAAATGA
- a CDS encoding esterase-like activity of phytase family protein, with protein sequence MTRPASFLNSSFIALAAALACGHAAAQTAFPATLAGHAVLPAQSFVAAPKDAHADLQASGKFTSGKRVEALGTVEGLSAGRGTGVSLPFKGQPLQGHSGIKKMDDGSFWILTDNGAGSKANSPDFMLYLNHYKVDFKSGKFNRLNTIFLHDPDKKVPFRIVHEGNKQRYLTGSDFDPESFQFAGGALWIGEEFGPFLIKADLKGKVLAVFDTQVDGKAVRSPDHPAVTTPGAPGGAVDFQIKRSKGFEGMASSKDGSKLYALLEGPVWSAETKDYEKLDGKEALRVLEFDVASEKWTGRHWKYPLEANGHAIGDFNMIDATTGLVIERDNGEGTSDKACPEGQKRTDCFHDIARFKRVYKIELSDANVGGAVRKIGYIDLLNIADPAKLARKPLNDGVLKFPFFTIENVDVVDATHIVVGNDNNLPFSSSREPNKADDNELVLLEAGALLQAR encoded by the coding sequence ATGACGCGCCCTGCTTCTTTCCTCAATTCTTCTTTCATCGCGCTGGCCGCCGCGCTCGCCTGCGGCCATGCCGCCGCACAGACTGCCTTCCCCGCCACGCTGGCCGGCCACGCCGTGCTGCCCGCGCAAAGCTTCGTCGCTGCGCCCAAGGATGCGCACGCCGACCTGCAGGCCAGCGGCAAGTTCACCTCGGGCAAGCGCGTGGAGGCATTGGGCACCGTGGAAGGTCTCTCGGCCGGGCGCGGCACCGGCGTCTCGCTGCCCTTCAAGGGCCAGCCGCTGCAGGGCCACTCGGGCATCAAGAAGATGGACGACGGTTCGTTCTGGATCCTCACCGACAACGGCGCCGGCTCCAAGGCCAACTCGCCCGACTTCATGCTCTACCTGAACCACTACAAGGTGGACTTCAAGAGCGGCAAGTTCAACCGCCTGAACACCATCTTCCTGCACGACCCGGACAAGAAGGTGCCCTTTCGCATCGTTCACGAAGGCAACAAGCAGCGCTACCTGACCGGCTCCGACTTCGACCCCGAGAGCTTCCAGTTTGCCGGCGGCGCACTGTGGATCGGCGAGGAGTTCGGCCCCTTCCTGATCAAGGCCGACCTGAAAGGCAAGGTGCTCGCGGTCTTCGACACGCAGGTCGACGGCAAGGCCGTGCGCTCGCCCGACCATCCGGCGGTCACCACGCCGGGCGCACCGGGCGGCGCGGTCGACTTCCAGATCAAGCGCTCCAAGGGCTTCGAAGGCATGGCTTCGTCGAAGGACGGCAGCAAGCTCTACGCGCTGCTCGAAGGCCCGGTGTGGAGCGCCGAGACGAAGGATTACGAGAAGCTAGACGGCAAGGAGGCGCTGCGCGTGCTGGAGTTCGACGTGGCGTCTGAAAAATGGACGGGCCGTCATTGGAAGTACCCGCTCGAAGCGAACGGCCACGCCATCGGCGACTTCAACATGATCGACGCCACCACGGGCCTCGTCATCGAGCGCGACAACGGCGAAGGCACCAGCGACAAGGCCTGCCCCGAAGGCCAGAAGCGCACCGACTGCTTCCACGACATCGCCAGGTTCAAGCGCGTCTACAAGATCGAGCTGAGCGACGCCAATGTGGGCGGCGCGGTGCGCAAGATCGGCTACATCGACCTGCTGAACATCGCCGACCCGGCCAAGCTCGCGCGCAAGCCGCTCAACGACGGCGTGCTCAAGTTCCCGTTCTTCACGATCGAGAACGTGGACGTGGTCGATGCCACGCACATCGTGGTCGGCAACGACAACAACCTGCCGTTCTCCAGCAGCCGCGAGCCGAACAAGGCGGACGACAACGAGCTGGTGCTGCTGGAGGCGGGGGCGCTGCTGCAGGCCAGGTAG
- a CDS encoding FAD-dependent oxidoreductase — translation MQRRDFLGVAAGALALAGCEAPPPPIEGGFTGIDVARGHALRDGALKSPSPAAVKRTRVVIAGGGVAGLAAARALRLAGIEDFALLELEDTAGGNARGGMVNGIACPLGAHYLPTPGDDAREVQDLLEELGLRRRVAGRWEYDERHLCHSPQERLFFHGEWQEGLLPVLGVGADTHAQYRKFAQRIDALQHAAHFAIPTQRAAVTPELLALDALPFANWLDGEGFGDAQLRWYLDYCCRDDYGAGIEQVSAWAGIHYFASRHGFHAPGDAKGGGAESAPERDGVLTWPEGNGWLTRQLAAPLGDRLRTGQVVMRIAELRGGVEVDAWDVASKSLVRWQAERCIVALPVFVAARVVENAPEVLKNAAAHLRYAPWLVANVHLRGPLADRPGAAPSWDNVIHGTRGLGYVDARHQTLDPTPRGTVLSWYRPLGPSRYDGADGRRLLLDRPWTGWRDDLLAELSVPHPDLPSLATRVEVTRYGHAMAVPRPGLLAQIGAQRGSVVAGRLSFAHADWSGYSIFEEAFTRGHVAGAALA, via the coding sequence ATGCAGCGGCGTGATTTCCTCGGCGTGGCGGCGGGCGCCCTGGCGCTCGCGGGCTGCGAGGCCCCGCCGCCGCCCATCGAAGGCGGCTTCACCGGCATCGACGTCGCGCGTGGCCATGCGCTGCGCGACGGCGCGCTCAAGAGCCCGTCCCCGGCGGCCGTGAAGCGCACGCGGGTGGTGATCGCCGGTGGCGGCGTTGCCGGCCTGGCGGCTGCCCGCGCATTGCGGCTTGCCGGCATCGAGGACTTCGCCTTGCTCGAACTCGAGGACACGGCGGGCGGCAATGCGCGCGGCGGCATGGTCAACGGCATTGCCTGCCCGCTCGGCGCGCATTACCTGCCGACGCCCGGCGACGATGCACGCGAAGTGCAGGACCTCCTCGAGGAACTCGGCCTGCGCCGGCGCGTGGCGGGCCGCTGGGAATACGACGAGCGCCACCTCTGCCACAGCCCGCAGGAGCGGCTGTTCTTCCACGGCGAATGGCAGGAGGGCCTGCTGCCCGTGCTCGGCGTGGGCGCCGATACGCATGCGCAGTACCGCAAGTTCGCGCAGCGCATCGACGCATTGCAGCATGCGGCGCACTTCGCCATTCCCACGCAAAGGGCCGCGGTCACGCCCGAGCTGCTCGCGCTCGACGCCCTCCCCTTCGCGAACTGGCTCGACGGCGAAGGCTTCGGCGATGCGCAACTGCGCTGGTACCTCGACTACTGCTGCCGCGACGACTACGGCGCGGGCATCGAGCAGGTCTCGGCCTGGGCCGGCATCCACTACTTCGCGAGCCGCCACGGCTTTCATGCCCCCGGCGATGCGAAAGGCGGCGGCGCCGAATCGGCACCGGAGCGCGACGGCGTGCTCACCTGGCCCGAGGGCAACGGCTGGCTCACGAGGCAGCTGGCCGCACCGCTCGGCGACCGCTTGCGCACGGGCCAGGTGGTCATGCGCATCGCCGAACTTCGCGGCGGTGTCGAGGTCGACGCGTGGGATGTCGCGTCGAAATCGCTGGTGCGCTGGCAGGCCGAGCGCTGCATCGTCGCGCTGCCGGTGTTCGTTGCCGCACGGGTGGTCGAGAACGCGCCGGAGGTATTGAAGAACGCCGCTGCGCACCTGCGCTATGCCCCCTGGCTCGTTGCCAACGTGCACCTGCGCGGACCGCTCGCCGACCGGCCCGGCGCCGCACCGAGCTGGGACAACGTGATCCACGGCACGCGCGGCCTCGGCTATGTCGATGCGCGCCATCAGACGCTCGACCCCACGCCGCGCGGCACCGTGCTGAGCTGGTACCGCCCGCTCGGCCCGAGCCGCTACGACGGCGCCGATGGCCGGCGCCTGCTGCTCGACCGCCCCTGGACCGGATGGCGCGACGACCTGCTCGCCGAACTCTCGGTGCCGCACCCCGACCTGCCTTCGCTCGCGACGCGCGTCGAGGTCACGCGCTATGGCCATGCGATGGCCGTTCCCCGGCCCGGCCTGCTCGCGCAGATCGGCGCGCAGCGCGGCAGCGTCGTTGCGGGCCGGCTTTCGTTCGCGCATGCCGATTGGTCGGGCTACTCGATCTTCGAGGAAGCGTTCACGCGCGGGCACGTGGCCGGCGCGGCGCTGGCCTGA
- a CDS encoding polyamine aminopropyltransferase, which produces MSAHAADARGPQPVEIALLASVFVVAACGLVYELTAAALSSYLLGDSVLQFSTIIGTYLFAMGVGSWLSRFFERQLPAHFLRIELLVALVGGALPAVLFLANAYVPGAFRLLLYGLVVVVGTLVGLEIPLVMRILKRNIQLKNLVSQVLTFDYLGALAVSVAFPLILVPQLGMIRTGLLFGIMNAAVAVWALWLFRHELRRIGAHALACFLALAALVGAFAGAGHITTLAEDKFYQDRIVFSATSPYQRIVVTRGQLGHRLFLNGNLQFAERDEYRYHEALVHPVMAAQGAPKKVAVLGGGDGMAVREILKYPSVESVTLVELDPNMTQLFTGHETLAALNGHSLASPKVKIVNTDAFQWLQQPGDLFDVIVVDFPDPTNFAIGKLYTNSFYALLEKRLSASGYAVIQTTSPLVARKSYWTVAATIESVGLQATPYHAHVPSFGEWGYIIASRRPYRMPDALPSGLRFLSPSTLPLMFDFPLDMARVPADVNRLSNQTLVTTYEQEWGKVITTH; this is translated from the coding sequence GTGTCCGCGCATGCCGCCGATGCGCGCGGGCCGCAGCCCGTCGAGATCGCGCTGCTCGCCAGCGTGTTCGTGGTCGCGGCCTGCGGGCTGGTCTACGAGCTGACCGCGGCCGCGCTGAGCTCCTACCTGCTCGGCGATTCGGTGCTGCAGTTCAGCACCATCATCGGCACCTACCTGTTCGCGATGGGCGTGGGCTCCTGGCTCTCGCGGTTCTTCGAGCGCCAGCTGCCGGCGCACTTCCTGCGCATCGAACTGCTCGTGGCGCTGGTCGGCGGCGCACTGCCGGCCGTTCTTTTCCTCGCGAATGCCTATGTGCCCGGCGCGTTCCGCCTGCTGCTCTATGGGCTCGTGGTGGTGGTCGGCACGCTGGTGGGGCTCGAGATCCCGCTGGTGATGCGCATCCTCAAGCGCAACATCCAGCTCAAGAACCTGGTGTCGCAGGTGCTCACCTTCGACTACCTCGGCGCGCTGGCGGTGTCGGTGGCCTTTCCGCTCATCCTGGTGCCGCAGCTCGGCATGATCCGCACCGGCCTGCTGTTCGGCATCATGAATGCCGCCGTGGCCGTGTGGGCGCTGTGGCTGTTCCGCCATGAGCTGCGCCGCATCGGCGCGCATGCGCTGGCCTGCTTCCTGGCGCTGGCCGCGCTGGTCGGCGCCTTCGCCGGGGCCGGCCACATCACCACGCTGGCCGAGGACAAGTTCTACCAGGACCGCATCGTGTTCAGCGCCACCTCGCCCTACCAGCGCATCGTGGTCACGCGCGGGCAGCTCGGGCATCGGCTGTTCCTGAACGGCAACCTGCAGTTCGCCGAGCGCGACGAGTACCGCTACCACGAGGCGCTCGTTCATCCGGTGATGGCCGCGCAGGGCGCGCCGAAGAAAGTCGCGGTGCTCGGCGGCGGCGACGGCATGGCGGTGCGCGAGATCCTGAAATATCCCTCGGTCGAATCGGTCACGCTGGTGGAGCTCGACCCGAACATGACCCAGCTCTTCACCGGGCATGAAACGCTGGCGGCGCTCAACGGACATTCGCTCGCGTCGCCGAAGGTGAAGATCGTAAACACCGATGCGTTCCAGTGGCTGCAGCAGCCTGGCGACCTTTTCGATGTAATCGTGGTCGACTTTCCCGATCCGACCAACTTCGCGATCGGCAAGCTCTACACCAACAGCTTCTACGCGCTGCTCGAGAAGCGCCTTTCGGCGAGCGGCTACGCGGTGATCCAGACCACCTCGCCGCTGGTCGCGCGCAAAAGCTACTGGACCGTGGCGGCGACCATCGAGTCGGTCGGCCTGCAGGCGACGCCCTACCATGCGCATGTGCCGAGCTTCGGCGAATGGGGCTACATCATCGCGAGCCGGCGGCCGTATCGGATGCCCGATGCGCTGCCTTCGGGATTGCGCTTTCTCTCGCCTTCCACCTTGCCGCTGATGTTCGACTTTCCGCTCGACATGGCGCGTGTGCCGGCCGACGTGAACCGACTGTCGAACCAGACCCTTGTCACCACCTACGAGCAGGAGTGGGGCAAGGTGATCACGACGCACTAG
- a CDS encoding DUF350 domain-containing protein produces MGFEWLKPGVVLGSLVYALLGVLIFWLCFLIIDKLTPYDLWGEIVEKQNVALGLVVAAMSLGICVIVAAAIH; encoded by the coding sequence ATGGGATTTGAATGGCTGAAACCGGGCGTGGTCCTCGGATCGCTCGTGTATGCGCTGCTTGGCGTGCTGATCTTCTGGCTCTGCTTCCTGATCATCGACAAGCTCACGCCCTATGACCTCTGGGGCGAGATCGTCGAAAAGCAGAACGTGGCGCTGGGCCTGGTCGTGGCCGCCATGAGCCTCGGCATCTGCGTCATCGTCGCCGCAGCCATCCATTGA